In Mycobacterium sp. ITM-2016-00317, the genomic window GGCGGCGAACGCCTCCTGCCACGCCGGGGACAATCCAGGCAACGCGCTCGGGACCGCCACCGTGGGGTGCGGGGGCGCGGCCAGCGGCGCGTCCGGCGCGAACGGCCTGGCCCCACCGGCGATCACGCCCATCGCGGCGTCGGCGGTGTCGAGATCGCGGGCGAACACCGTCACACAGTCGTAGGACCGGCACGCGGGCAACACCCCGTCGACCGGGACGACGCCGAGCGTCGGTTTGACGCCGACGATGCCCTGCAGCGCGGCGGGCACCCGTCCCGAGCCGGCGGTGTCGGTGCCCAGCGCGATATCGGCCAGCCCGAGGGCCACCGCGACGGCGGACCCGGAGCTGGAACCGCCGGAGATGCGGTCGGGGCGGCGGGCGTCGCGCACCGCGCCGTGCGGGCTGCGGGTGCCGACCAGGCCGGTCGCGAACTGGTCGAGGTTGGTCACCCCGATCACCACCGCGCCTGCGGCCCGCAACCGGGCCACCACGGGCGCGTCGGCGGTCGCAGGCGCCGTCGCATACGCCGGGCACGCCGCGGTGGTGGCGATGCCCGCGACGTCGATGTTGTTCTTCACCGCGGCCACCAGGCCTGCCAGCGGCAGCTCGGCGCCCGCCGCGACGCCGGCGTCCACCGCGTGCGCGTCGGCCAGCGCGTCGGCCTGCGGGCGCAGCGCGATCCAGATCTCCGGTCGGTCCGCTGCCTCGATCGCGGCGTAGGCGGCGCGGACCCGTTCGACGGCGCTCACGCGTGCACCTCCGTCCCGACCACGACCAGCGGGGTGCCGGGATCGACGAGATGCCCTGCCGACACCAGGATCTGGGTCACCACCCCGTCGGCCGGTGCGCGCAGCACGGTCTCCATCTTCATCGCCTCCAGCGCGAGCAGCGGCTGTCCGGCCACCACCCGGTCACCGACGGCGACGTCGACCTTCCACACACTCGACGCGAACGGCGCATCGACCCGCTCGTCACCGTCGCCGAGCACCAGGTCCTCGGTGCCGGCGTCGGAGGCCTTCGACGCGGCTTGTTCGGCGCGGTCGAACTCCCCGGCGGCCGCCCACGCGGTCCGCTCCGCGGAGAACGCGGCCGCCTGCCGCGCGCGGAACGCGGCGATGTCGTCGGCGTTGTCGGCCAGGAACCGTTCGTGCTCGGCGAGGGAGAACACGCCGTCGGTGATGTCGACCGATCCCCGGCCCGCGGCCATGTCGGCGCGCAACTCCAGCAGTTCCTCGGCCGACACCGGATACCACGAGATCCGGTCGAAAAACCTGAGCAGCCAAGGGCTTCCGGGCTCGAACGGCGCAGTGTGGCGGTAGCGGCTCCACACCTGGGTGGTGCGGCCGACGAACTGGTAGCCGCCCGGGCCCTCCATCCCGTAGATGCACAGGTACGCACCACCGATGCCGACGGAGTTCTCGGCCGTCCAGGTCCGGGCCGGGTTGTACTTCGTGGTCACCAACCGGTGCCGCGGATCCAACGGGGTCGCCACCGGCGCCCCCAGGTACACGTCGCCGAGCCCGAGCGTCAGGTACTGGGCGTCGAACACCGTGGCGCGCACGTCGTCCTGCGACGCCAGACCGTTGATGCGCCTGATGAACTCGATGTTGGACGGGCACCACGGCGCGTCGTCGCGCACGCCGGAGGTGTAGCGGGCGATCGCTTCCCGGGTCGCCGGGTCGTCCCAGCTCAGCGGCAGCCGCACCAGCCGGCTGGGCACCACCAGCTCCGATGAGGCGGGCAGGTCGTCCTCGATCTCGGCCAGCAGGCCGAGCAGCGTCGGGATCGGCAGCACGCCGGGGTCGACGTGCACCTGCAGCGACCGGATCCCCGGTGTCAGATCGAGGATGCCCGCGGCGGCGCCGTCCAGGCGGGTGTGCAGGGCGTGCACCCGGGCGCGCAGCGCGAGATCCAGCACGATGTCGCCGTATTCGATCAGCACGTTGTCGTCCCCGCTGCGGCGGTAGGTGACCTCCGGCGCGCCGTCACGGCCGGGCCGCAGGGCCAGCACGCCGTCGTCGCCGTCCCCGCCGCGCCGCGCGACGTGCGGGGTGGCCGCGGCGCGGGAGGTGCCCAACTCGGCGCGCGACGGTGCGTCGCCCGCCCGCACCGGGACGAACCGCACCGTGTCACCGGGGCGCAGCTGGCCGAGTTTCCAGCGCTGCGCGGCGATCACGGTGACCGGGCAGACGAACCCGCCCAGGCTGGGCCCGTCGGGGCCGAGCAGGATCGGGGTGTCACCGGTGAAGTCCAGCGCGCCCACGGAATACGCGTTGTCATGAATGTTCGACGGGTGCAGGCCGGCCTCGCCGCCGTCGGGGCGCGCCCACTGCGGCTTCGGGCCCTCCAACCGTACGCCCGTGCGCGCGGAGTTGAAGTGCACGCGGTAGCGGGCCTCGAACAGCGTGTCCATGTCGGCGCGGGTGAAGAAGTCCGGGGCGCCGTGCGGGCCCTCGGTGACGGCCAGTTCCCACTCGCCGGTCAGCGCGGGGCGCACCTCCGGCGGTACGGGTCCGGCGCCCGGCCGGGCGGCGCCGTCGGTCGCTCTGGCCCGCAGCACATCTCCGATGACCAGCGCGCGGCCGCCGTGCCCGCCGAAGCGGCCCAGCGTGAACGTCGACGCGCTGCCGAGGTAGGCAGGCACGTCGAGGCCACCGGCGATCAGCACGTAGGTGCGCAGCCCCACTGCGGCGGTGCCGACGTCCAGCACGCCGTCGGCGGGGATCTGCACGGGCTCCCACATCGGCACCGGGGCGCCGTCGACGGTGACCAGGCATTCGGCACCGGTGACACACACCGTGGTCGGGTGGGTGAACCGCAGCGCCGGTCCGGCGGCGGTGCATTCGAGGCCCGCGGCGTCGTCGGGGTTGCCCAGCGCGCGGTTGCCGAGCCGAAACGACAGGTCGTCCATCGGCCCGCTCGGCGGCACCCCGACCTGCCACAGTCCGACCCGGCCGGGCACGTCCTGCACGGTGGTCATCAGACCGGGTCGCTCGACGGTGATCCGCGGCCTCGGGTCGGTGACACCGGCCAGGGTGGCGGTGCTGTGCCGGGCGGCCCGGACGTCGTCGTGTTCCACTGCCGCGCAGAGCATTCCGACGTTGACCTCGATGCCGTGCAGCTCGGTCCCGGCCAGCGCGCGGCGCAGCCGGCCGAACGCGTCGTCGCGGTCGGATCCGGCGGTGACGATCTTGGCCAGCAGCGGGTCGTAGGCGGCGGAGACCTCGGTGCCGTCGGCGACCCAGGCGTCGACGCGCGCGTCGTCGGGGAACCGGACGCGGGTCAGGATGCCGGTGCTCGGCCGGTAGTCGCGCGCCGGGTCCTCGGCGTAGATGCGGGCCTCGACGGCGTGCCCGGAGACCGGCACGGCCCCGCTCGGGTGTTCGTCGAGCATCGACGTGTCGCCCAGGGCCAGGCGCAGCATCCAGCCGGCCAGGTCGACACCGGTGACGGCCTCGGTGACGGGGTGCTCGACCTGCAGCCGCGCGTTGACCTCAAGGA contains:
- the uca gene encoding urea carboxylase: MTGAVLIANRGEIAVRLIRAARTLGLRTVAVFSDADRGAPHVSLADAAVRIGPAAPRESYLRTDAILSAAADTGATVIHPGYGFLSEDADFAAAVEAAGIAFAGPTPDQLRRFGTKHTARAAARAAGVPIFPGSELLDDADSAVAAAAEVGYPVMLKATGGGGGIGMQVCRSADDLRSAYARVVAQAERSFGSAGVFVERYVDNARHVEVQIFGDGTGRVLSLGDRDCSLQRRHQKVLEEAPAPALPDEVRERLHSSSRALAAAVGYRSAGTVEFIYDPVRREASFLEVNARLQVEHPVTEAVTGVDLAGWMLRLALGDTSMLDEHPSGAVPVSGHAVEARIYAEDPARDYRPSTGILTRVRFPDDARVDAWVADGTEVSAAYDPLLAKIVTAGSDRDDAFGRLRRALAGTELHGIEVNVGMLCAAVEHDDVRAARHSTATLAGVTDPRPRITVERPGLMTTVQDVPGRVGLWQVGVPPSGPMDDLSFRLGNRALGNPDDAAGLECTAAGPALRFTHPTTVCVTGAECLVTVDGAPVPMWEPVQIPADGVLDVGTAAVGLRTYVLIAGGLDVPAYLGSASTFTLGRFGGHGGRALVIGDVLRARATDGAARPGAGPVPPEVRPALTGEWELAVTEGPHGAPDFFTRADMDTLFEARYRVHFNSARTGVRLEGPKPQWARPDGGEAGLHPSNIHDNAYSVGALDFTGDTPILLGPDGPSLGGFVCPVTVIAAQRWKLGQLRPGDTVRFVPVRAGDAPSRAELGTSRAAATPHVARRGGDGDDGVLALRPGRDGAPEVTYRRSGDDNVLIEYGDIVLDLALRARVHALHTRLDGAAAGILDLTPGIRSLQVHVDPGVLPIPTLLGLLAEIEDDLPASSELVVPSRLVRLPLSWDDPATREAIARYTSGVRDDAPWCPSNIEFIRRINGLASQDDVRATVFDAQYLTLGLGDVYLGAPVATPLDPRHRLVTTKYNPARTWTAENSVGIGGAYLCIYGMEGPGGYQFVGRTTQVWSRYRHTAPFEPGSPWLLRFFDRISWYPVSAEELLELRADMAAGRGSVDITDGVFSLAEHERFLADNADDIAAFRARQAAAFSAERTAWAAAGEFDRAEQAASKASDAGTEDLVLGDGDERVDAPFASSVWKVDVAVGDRVVAGQPLLALEAMKMETVLRAPADGVVTQILVSAGHLVDPGTPLVVVGTEVHA